A DNA window from Vigna unguiculata cultivar IT97K-499-35 chromosome 10, ASM411807v1, whole genome shotgun sequence contains the following coding sequences:
- the LOC114166622 gene encoding TMV resistance protein N-like produces the protein MASPVPSMEFASSTSKLPQMYDVLINFNGEDIRRKFVSHLDSVLSAAGLTTFLHHQNAVNDMDIQQPILNLCRVAIVVFTKTYSQSAWCLHQLHQIIKWHETYCRHVLPVYYEIQPSDVRLQKGDFGEAFKATAQQTFSPQQLEHGMSRWSHALAKAANFYGWDESTYRSDAELVDKIVKSVLNLSVLSATNFPVGLQSRMEEVIQLIKNESREVCRIGICGMGGSGKTTLAKAIYNQILGTFTVKIFIEDVAQVIQTRGHAHLRKQLLSNVLKTDIHSVKGMRGNMIRKRLSKRVLIVLDDVDDHYFSCLDETEYGPALWYHFAEGSVIIITTRDVVDIHLKKNCSVFQINKMNPDESVELLSWHAFREAKPKEECHFLAKMVVDYCGGLPLALEVIGSCLYERPKEEWNKVLSRLESIPRHEVLQILKISFDGLLNQSEKDLFLDVCCFFVGKDITYVTKILNVCGVDPDRGIRVLIERSLIKVEKNNKVGMHPLLQEMGTKIVRDFSRKRNLRGTIIFWLMKISNMRCQRNIKNIEPKILIQVN, from the exons ATGGCGTCACCAGTTCCTTCCATGGAATTCGCCTCTTCAACTTCCAAACTCCCACAGATGTACGACGTGCTGATTAACTTCAATGGAGAAGACATTCGCAGGAAATTTGTTTCTCATCTCGATTCTGTGCTCTCTGCTGCTGGACTCACCACTTTCCTTCACCACCAGAATGCAGTCAATGACATGGACATCCAACAACCTATTCTCAATCTGTGTCGGGTAGCAATTGTTGTTTTCACCAAAACCTATTCTCAATCTGCTTGGTGTCTTCATCAGCTTCATCAAATCATCAAATGGCACGAAACTTATTGTCGACATGTTCTGCCTGTATATTACGAGATTCAGCCATCTGATGTGCGTCTTCAGAAGGGTGATTTTGGAGAAGCATTCAAAGCAACTGCACAACAAACATTTTCACCACAACAACTAGAGCATGGCATGTCAAGGTGGAGCCACGCGCTCGCCAAAGCAGCAAATTTCTATGGCTGGGATGAGAGCACTTACAG GAGTGATGCTGAACTAGTGGACAAAATTGTTAAGAGCGTTCTTAATTTATCAGTCTTGTCTGCTACAAATTTTCCAGTTGGATTACAATCCCGTATGGAAGAAGTGATTcaacttataaaaaatgaatccAGGGAAGTTTGTAGGATAGGGATATGTGGAATGGGAGGGTCAGGTAAAACAACACTTGCGAAAGCCATCTATAATCAAATTCTTGGTACATTCACAgtgaaaattttcattgaagATGTTGCACAAGTTATTCAAACAAGAGGGCATGCTCATTTACGAAAACAGCTTCTTTCTAATGTCTTAAAAACAGATATACATAGCGTTAAGGGGATGAGAGGAAATATGATTCGAAAAAGGCTTAGTAAAAGGGTGCTCATTGTTCTTGACGATGTGGATGatcattatttttcttgtttagaTGAGACTGAGTACGGTCCGGCCCTTTGGTACCACTTCGCTGAAGGATCTGTAATAATCATTACAACAAGAGATGTAGTAGAcatacatttgaaaaaaaattgttctgtTTTTCAGATAAACAAAATGAACCCAGACGAGTCCGTTGAGCTTCTCAGTTGGCACGCATTTAGAGAAGCAAAACCAAAAGAGGAATGTCATTTCCTCGCAAAAATGGTAGTTGATTACTGTGGAGGATTACCTCTAGCTCTTGAAGTCATTGGATCTTGTTTATATGAAAGGCCGAAAGAAGAATGGAATAAAGTATTGTCAAGATTAGAAAGTATTCCCCGCCATGAAGTTCtacaaatattgaaaataagcTTCGATGGCTTACTTAATCAATCGGAAAAAGATCTATTCCTTGATGTATGTTGTTTCTTTGTTGGTAAAGACATAACCTATGTCACGAAGATCCTAAATGTCTGTGGAGTAGACCCTGACAGGGGAATAAGAGTTCTCATAGAGCGTAGCctcataaaagttgaaaaaaacaacaaagttGGAATGCATCCTCTGCTACAAGAAATGGGAACAAAAATTGTTCgtgatttttcaagaaaaaggaACCTGCGAGGAACAATTATCTTTTGGTTGATGAAGATTTCAAACATGCGCTGTCAGAGAAACATCAAGAACATTGAACCTAAGATTCTGATACAAGTTAACTGA